In one Kitasatospora cineracea genomic region, the following are encoded:
- a CDS encoding HAD family hydrolase — translation MLGLPDRIKAFLFDLDGVLTQTAKVHAAAWKDMFDDFLRAEAARTGGAFVPFDPVGEYDRYVDGRPRLDGTRSFLASRGIELPEGTPDDPPGARTVNGLSSAKNATVLRMIHEQGVQPYPGSVAYLHRLRELGLPRAVVSSSANCRDVLRAAGIDDLFEVVVDGITAARDHLAGKPAPDTFLAAAAQLGVAPEHAVVFEDALAGVAAGRAGGFGAVVGVNRTGQADALREHGASVVVDDLSELLGEHR, via the coding sequence TGACCCAGACCGCGAAGGTGCACGCCGCAGCGTGGAAGGACATGTTCGACGACTTCCTGCGCGCCGAGGCGGCGCGCACCGGCGGGGCGTTCGTGCCGTTCGACCCGGTCGGCGAGTACGACCGGTACGTGGACGGGCGGCCCCGGCTGGACGGCACCCGGTCGTTCCTGGCCTCGCGCGGCATCGAGCTGCCGGAGGGGACGCCGGACGACCCGCCGGGCGCCCGGACGGTCAACGGCCTGTCGAGCGCGAAGAACGCGACGGTGCTGCGGATGATCCACGAGCAGGGCGTGCAGCCGTACCCCGGCTCGGTGGCGTACCTGCACCGGCTGCGCGAACTGGGGCTGCCGCGCGCGGTGGTGTCCTCCAGCGCGAACTGCCGGGACGTGCTGCGGGCCGCCGGGATCGACGACCTGTTCGAGGTGGTGGTGGACGGGATCACCGCGGCCCGCGACCACCTGGCGGGCAAGCCCGCGCCGGACACCTTCCTGGCGGCGGCGGCGCAGCTGGGGGTGGCCCCGGAGCACGCGGTGGTGTTCGAGGACGCGCTGGCGGGCGTCGCGGCCGGGCGGGCCGGCGGGTTCGGCGCGGTGGTCGGCGTGAACCGCACCGGGCAGGCCGACGCGCTGCGCGAGCACGGCGCGTCCGTCGTGGTGGACGACCTGTCGGAGTTGCTCGGGGAGCACCGATGA